A genomic stretch from Numida meleagris isolate 19003 breed g44 Domestic line chromosome 2, NumMel1.0, whole genome shotgun sequence includes:
- the NAPRT gene encoding nicotinate phosphoribosyltransferase isoform X2 — protein sequence METSLREGQGLPSGRSMGHRDLSDRELSPQRDVGNTDPLEGSDGERDIPQREQETPWWHLGFLQRSLGTRRTLGGVPWRDDALQGTGTRADVPADIAYLRSVLPSTTEDAFFDYLCTVDASEVTVTSVPEGSVVFSRVKGPLLVVQLLETTLLCLVSYASLVATNAARFRLLAGPEMKLMELGLRRAQGPDGGLSASKYSYIGGFDCTSNILAGKLYGIPVRGTVAHSFIMSFRSLEEVQPRVLTPLAGGEPMDLPSLAESWLQRVCELLGTPSDKPNRGELAAFVSYAIAFPQDFQGLLDTYCVMRSGLPNFCAVALALHQLGYRAIGVRLDSGDLIQQSKETRGVLRACGAHFQVPWFGSIPIAVSNDISERSLEDFVREGSEIDMVGVGTNLVTCPLQPSLGCVYKLVEVNGSPCLKFTEEEEKMTIPGIKAIYRLYDDAGHPFMDLMALEDEPSPSVGQELVVHVLGRKGEATKVWPNAVEPLHRMYLRDGQVCEELPSLQEVRGHAQASLNLLSPVHRQLRNPQPYPVAVTEKLYLLLAELQRASQ from the exons ATGGAGACATCCCTTAGAGAGGGACAAGGACTTCCCTCAGGAAGATCTATGGGACACAGAGACCTCTCTGACAGGGAACTGAGTCCTCAAAGGGATGTAGGGAACACAGATCCCTTAGAGGGATCTGATGGAGAAAGGGACATCCCTCAGAGGGAACAGGAAACCCCTTGGTGGCACTTGGGGTTCCTCCAGAGGAGCTTAGGGACCAGGAGGACACTGGGGGGAGTCCCTTGGAGGGATGATGCCCTGCAAGGGACAGGGACACGAGCTGACGTCCCTGCAGACATCGCCTACCTGCGCTCGGTTCTGCCCAGCACGACGGAGGATGCCTTCTTCGATTACCTCTGCACTGTGGATGCCTCTGAGGTGACCGTCACCTCTGTGCCTGAAGGCTCTGTTGTCTTCTCCAGG GTGAAGGGACCGCTGCTGGTGGTGCAACTGCTGGAGACCACCTTGCTGTGCTTGGTCAGCTACGCCAG CCTGGTGGCCACCAACGCCGCTCGATTCCGCCTCCTCGCTGGCCCAGAGATGAAGCTGATGGAGTTGGGTCTACGTCGCGCCCAGGGTCCAGATGGTGGACTTTCTGCCTCCAAGTATTCCTATATCGGAG GCTTTGACTGCACCAGTAACATCCTGGCAGGGAAACTCTATGGCATCCCAGTGCGCGGCACCGTCGCCCATTCCTTCATCATGTCCTTCAGGTCGCTGGAGGAGGTGCAGCCCAGA GTCCTGACACCGCTGGCAGGTGGGGAGCCCATGGATCTCCCATCCCTGGCCGAGTCATGGCTGCAGCGGGTGTGTGAGCTGCTGGGGACCCCCAGTGACAAACCCAACCGCGGTGAGCTGGCTGCCTTCGTGTCCTACGCCATCGCCTTTCCACAGGACTTCCAGGGGCTGCTGGACACCTACTGTGTCATGAG GAGCGGTTTGCCCAATTTCTGTGCAGTAGCGTTGGCCCTACACCAGTTGGGGTACCGCGCCATCGGGGTGCGCCTGGATAGCGGGGACCTCATCCAGCAGTCCAAGGAGACCCGGGGGGTGCTCCGAGCCTGCGGTGCTCA CTTCCAGGTGCCCTGGTTTGGGAGCATCCCCATTGCTGTGAGTAACGACATCAGCGAACGGAGCCTGGAGGACTTTGTCCGAGAG GGAAGCGAGATTGACATGGTCGGCGTGGGGACAAACCTGGTGACGTGTCCCCTGCAGCCATCGCTGGGCTGTGTTTACAAG CTGGTGGAGGTTAATGGCTCCCCGTGCCTGAAGTtcacagaggaggaggagaagatgACGATCCCAGGGATTAAAGCAATATATCGGCTCTACGATGATGCTG GTCATCCCTTCATGGACCTGATGGCCCTGGAGGATGAACCCTCACCCAGCGTGGGGCAGGAGTTGGTGGTCCACGTCctggggaggaaaggagaggccACCAAGGTCTGGCCAAATGCAGTGGAGCCCCTCCATCGCATGTACTTGAGAGATGGACAG gtgtgtgaggagctgcCCAGCTTGCAGGAGGTACGGGGCCATGCGCAAGCATCCCTTAACCTGCTCAGCCCTGTGCACCGCCAGCTTCGCAACCCCCAGCCCTACCCG GTGGCAGTGACAGAGAAGCTGTATCTCCtccttgcagagctgcagcgTGCTAGCCAGTGA
- the NAPRT gene encoding nicotinate phosphoribosyltransferase isoform X3 yields the protein MLPRSLPAPPRSAPPMAPLADLYHLTMAYALWRTGRHRDPAAAELFFRREPFGAAFAVGAGLGQALRSLGALRFSAADIAYLRSVLPSTTEDAFFDYLCTVDASEVTVTSVPEGSVVFSRVPLLQVKGPLLVVQLLETTLLCLVSYASLVATNAARFRLLAGPEMKLMELGLRRAQGPDGGLSASKYSYIGGFDCTSNILAGKLYGIPVRGTVAHSFIMSFRSLEEVQPRVLTPLAGGEPMDLPSLAESWLQRVCELLGTPSDKPNRGELAAFVSYAIAFPQDFQGLLDTYCVMRSGLPNFCAVALALHQLGYRAIGVRLDSGDLIQQSKETRGVLRACGAHFQVPWFGSIPIAVSNDISERSLEDFVREGSEIDMVGVGTNLVTCPLQPSLGCVYKLVEVNGSPCLKFTEEEEKMTIPGIKAIYRLYDDAGHPFMDLMALEDEPSPSVGQELVVHVLGRKGEATKVWPNAVEPLHRMYLRDGQVCEELPSLQEVRGHAQASLNLLSPVHRQLRNPQPYPVAVTEKLYLLLAELQRASQ from the exons ATGCTGCCCCGCTCtctccccgccccgccccgctccgctccgccgaTGGCGCCGTTGGCGGACTTGTACCACCTGACGATGGCGTACGCGCTGTGGCGGACGGGGCGGCACCGGGACCCCGCGGCCGCGGAACTCTTCTTCCGCCGGGAGCCCTTCGGCGCCGCCTTCGCGGTGGGCGCGGGGCTGGGCCAGGCCCTGCGCAGCCTCGGGGCGCTCCGCTTCTCGGCTGCGG ACATCGCCTACCTGCGCTCGGTTCTGCCCAGCACGACGGAGGATGCCTTCTTCGATTACCTCTGCACTGTGGATGCCTCTGAGGTGACCGTCACCTCTGTGCCTGAAGGCTCTGTTGTCTTCTCCAGG gtcCCGCTCCTACAGGTGAAGGGACCGCTGCTGGTGGTGCAACTGCTGGAGACCACCTTGCTGTGCTTGGTCAGCTACGCCAG CCTGGTGGCCACCAACGCCGCTCGATTCCGCCTCCTCGCTGGCCCAGAGATGAAGCTGATGGAGTTGGGTCTACGTCGCGCCCAGGGTCCAGATGGTGGACTTTCTGCCTCCAAGTATTCCTATATCGGAG GCTTTGACTGCACCAGTAACATCCTGGCAGGGAAACTCTATGGCATCCCAGTGCGCGGCACCGTCGCCCATTCCTTCATCATGTCCTTCAGGTCGCTGGAGGAGGTGCAGCCCAGA GTCCTGACACCGCTGGCAGGTGGGGAGCCCATGGATCTCCCATCCCTGGCCGAGTCATGGCTGCAGCGGGTGTGTGAGCTGCTGGGGACCCCCAGTGACAAACCCAACCGCGGTGAGCTGGCTGCCTTCGTGTCCTACGCCATCGCCTTTCCACAGGACTTCCAGGGGCTGCTGGACACCTACTGTGTCATGAG GAGCGGTTTGCCCAATTTCTGTGCAGTAGCGTTGGCCCTACACCAGTTGGGGTACCGCGCCATCGGGGTGCGCCTGGATAGCGGGGACCTCATCCAGCAGTCCAAGGAGACCCGGGGGGTGCTCCGAGCCTGCGGTGCTCA CTTCCAGGTGCCCTGGTTTGGGAGCATCCCCATTGCTGTGAGTAACGACATCAGCGAACGGAGCCTGGAGGACTTTGTCCGAGAG GGAAGCGAGATTGACATGGTCGGCGTGGGGACAAACCTGGTGACGTGTCCCCTGCAGCCATCGCTGGGCTGTGTTTACAAG CTGGTGGAGGTTAATGGCTCCCCGTGCCTGAAGTtcacagaggaggaggagaagatgACGATCCCAGGGATTAAAGCAATATATCGGCTCTACGATGATGCTG GTCATCCCTTCATGGACCTGATGGCCCTGGAGGATGAACCCTCACCCAGCGTGGGGCAGGAGTTGGTGGTCCACGTCctggggaggaaaggagaggccACCAAGGTCTGGCCAAATGCAGTGGAGCCCCTCCATCGCATGTACTTGAGAGATGGACAG gtgtgtgaggagctgcCCAGCTTGCAGGAGGTACGGGGCCATGCGCAAGCATCCCTTAACCTGCTCAGCCCTGTGCACCGCCAGCTTCGCAACCCCCAGCCCTACCCG GTGGCAGTGACAGAGAAGCTGTATCTCCtccttgcagagctgcagcgTGCTAGCCAGTGA
- the NAPRT gene encoding nicotinate phosphoribosyltransferase isoform X1: protein METSLREGQGLPSGRSMGHRDLSDRELSPQRDVGNTDPLEGSDGERDIPQREQETPWWHLGFLQRSLGTRRTLGGVPWRDDALQGTGTRADVPADIAYLRSVLPSTTEDAFFDYLCTVDASEVTVTSVPEGSVVFSRVPLLQVKGPLLVVQLLETTLLCLVSYASLVATNAARFRLLAGPEMKLMELGLRRAQGPDGGLSASKYSYIGGFDCTSNILAGKLYGIPVRGTVAHSFIMSFRSLEEVQPRVLTPLAGGEPMDLPSLAESWLQRVCELLGTPSDKPNRGELAAFVSYAIAFPQDFQGLLDTYCVMRSGLPNFCAVALALHQLGYRAIGVRLDSGDLIQQSKETRGVLRACGAHFQVPWFGSIPIAVSNDISERSLEDFVREGSEIDMVGVGTNLVTCPLQPSLGCVYKLVEVNGSPCLKFTEEEEKMTIPGIKAIYRLYDDAGHPFMDLMALEDEPSPSVGQELVVHVLGRKGEATKVWPNAVEPLHRMYLRDGQVCEELPSLQEVRGHAQASLNLLSPVHRQLRNPQPYPVAVTEKLYLLLAELQRASQ from the exons ATGGAGACATCCCTTAGAGAGGGACAAGGACTTCCCTCAGGAAGATCTATGGGACACAGAGACCTCTCTGACAGGGAACTGAGTCCTCAAAGGGATGTAGGGAACACAGATCCCTTAGAGGGATCTGATGGAGAAAGGGACATCCCTCAGAGGGAACAGGAAACCCCTTGGTGGCACTTGGGGTTCCTCCAGAGGAGCTTAGGGACCAGGAGGACACTGGGGGGAGTCCCTTGGAGGGATGATGCCCTGCAAGGGACAGGGACACGAGCTGACGTCCCTGCAGACATCGCCTACCTGCGCTCGGTTCTGCCCAGCACGACGGAGGATGCCTTCTTCGATTACCTCTGCACTGTGGATGCCTCTGAGGTGACCGTCACCTCTGTGCCTGAAGGCTCTGTTGTCTTCTCCAGG gtcCCGCTCCTACAGGTGAAGGGACCGCTGCTGGTGGTGCAACTGCTGGAGACCACCTTGCTGTGCTTGGTCAGCTACGCCAG CCTGGTGGCCACCAACGCCGCTCGATTCCGCCTCCTCGCTGGCCCAGAGATGAAGCTGATGGAGTTGGGTCTACGTCGCGCCCAGGGTCCAGATGGTGGACTTTCTGCCTCCAAGTATTCCTATATCGGAG GCTTTGACTGCACCAGTAACATCCTGGCAGGGAAACTCTATGGCATCCCAGTGCGCGGCACCGTCGCCCATTCCTTCATCATGTCCTTCAGGTCGCTGGAGGAGGTGCAGCCCAGA GTCCTGACACCGCTGGCAGGTGGGGAGCCCATGGATCTCCCATCCCTGGCCGAGTCATGGCTGCAGCGGGTGTGTGAGCTGCTGGGGACCCCCAGTGACAAACCCAACCGCGGTGAGCTGGCTGCCTTCGTGTCCTACGCCATCGCCTTTCCACAGGACTTCCAGGGGCTGCTGGACACCTACTGTGTCATGAG GAGCGGTTTGCCCAATTTCTGTGCAGTAGCGTTGGCCCTACACCAGTTGGGGTACCGCGCCATCGGGGTGCGCCTGGATAGCGGGGACCTCATCCAGCAGTCCAAGGAGACCCGGGGGGTGCTCCGAGCCTGCGGTGCTCA CTTCCAGGTGCCCTGGTTTGGGAGCATCCCCATTGCTGTGAGTAACGACATCAGCGAACGGAGCCTGGAGGACTTTGTCCGAGAG GGAAGCGAGATTGACATGGTCGGCGTGGGGACAAACCTGGTGACGTGTCCCCTGCAGCCATCGCTGGGCTGTGTTTACAAG CTGGTGGAGGTTAATGGCTCCCCGTGCCTGAAGTtcacagaggaggaggagaagatgACGATCCCAGGGATTAAAGCAATATATCGGCTCTACGATGATGCTG GTCATCCCTTCATGGACCTGATGGCCCTGGAGGATGAACCCTCACCCAGCGTGGGGCAGGAGTTGGTGGTCCACGTCctggggaggaaaggagaggccACCAAGGTCTGGCCAAATGCAGTGGAGCCCCTCCATCGCATGTACTTGAGAGATGGACAG gtgtgtgaggagctgcCCAGCTTGCAGGAGGTACGGGGCCATGCGCAAGCATCCCTTAACCTGCTCAGCCCTGTGCACCGCCAGCTTCGCAACCCCCAGCCCTACCCG GTGGCAGTGACAGAGAAGCTGTATCTCCtccttgcagagctgcagcgTGCTAGCCAGTGA